A segment of the Robbsia sp. KACC 23696 genome:
CTGCAACCAACGCGCCGCGAACAACATCCCGATCGCGCGCAAGGCGACCATTGCACCGCTTCCTGGTGCGGCATCTTCTATTTCCTGCTGCGTGCTCAGCACTGCTCCTTCTCCGATCGATCGCGGGAACCTTGCCCTGCATTATAAAGACCGGAGGAATTTACGCCGTTGATTCGTGGCATGATCGATCGAAAGCAAACAGAAAGATTCACGATCGATGATCGCAACCCGCGAGCACTACGGTACGTCACCGGAAAATCACCAGGTGCCCGGGAAACCCGACTGAAACGCAAACAGGGCCGTTGTATTTCCACACAACGGCCCTGCTGGAATCGTGGGTATCACGCGATGTCCGCGCGTCCTACTTTTTACTTCGCGGCGCCGACTTCACGCAACGACGGACGTTGCTGGCGCTGCATATCGATCAACTGCTCGTAGGCCTTCACGTACTCGAGCGCCATGCGCTTGGACGTGAAACGCTCTTCGAAGCATCGACGCACGCCGTCGCGCGGCAGCAGGTGCAAGCGATTGATCGCCGCCACCGCGCCGATTTCGTCTTCGACGATGAAGCCCGACTTGCCGTCGTCGATCACTTCCGGCACCGAACCGCGGTTATACGCGATGACCGGCGTGCCACACGCCATGGCTTCGATCATCACCAGACCGAAGGGCTCCGGCCAATCGATCGGGAACACCAGCGCATGCGCACCGCTCAGGAACTCGGCCTTTTGCGATTCGCCGATTTCGCCGATGAATTCGACGTGCGCTTGGGACAGCAGCGGCTTGATATCGCGCTCATAGTAAGCGCGGTCGGCGTTGTCCAGCTTTGCGGCGATCTTCAACGGCAGGCCGGCACGCGCGGCAATGCGGATTGCGCGGTCCAGGCCCTTTTCCGGCGAGATACGGCCCAGGAAGGCCAGATAGCTCGGCTTGATGTCCTTGCGCGGCTGCAGTAGCTTTTCCGGCAGGCCATGGAGTACCGTCGTCAGCCAGTTCGCCTGCGGCAGCGGCTTGCGCTGGTGGTCCGAGATCGAATTGACGTATTCGTTGGGGAACGCACGGAAGATCGGCTGCAGTTCCGGCAGATCGAGCCGGCCGTGCATCGTCGTCATATGCGGCACCGACTGACGGCTCATCAGCGCGAACGGGTAGTAATCGATGTGGAAATGCAGCACATCGAATTCTTCCGCCCGCTGACGGACGTGCTCGACCAGCAGCATGTGCGGTGCCACCGTATCCCGAATTGTCGGGTCGAGGCGCAATGCCTGCGGCCAGACCGCATCCAGCTTCGCCGTCGTCACGGAGTCGCCACTGGCGAACAGCGTCACATCATGGCCAAGCTCCACCAGTGCCTCAGTGAGATAAGATACGACCCGTTCCGTGCCGCCGTAGAGTTTCGGCGGTACGGCTTCGTGCAACGGGGCGATCTGGGCGATACGCATTGCAATTCCCCTTTCGGAATATATCGGGATACGCTAAAAATAAGACAAACAGTCGAACGTGATCCGACCGTCGGCTGCCTTGACGAAGTGTGCCATAGGGCGATGCGCGATGACACAGTAAGTCAATGCCAGGGTACGACACGGCGGATTATCCATGCACGCCTGGGAGCTGTCTTTGGCAACTTTCAAACTATTTACGTTGTTACATTAATGAAACACTAAGACAATCACGCGTACACGGTGCTCGCGTACAGTGACTTGTCCGCCTGCCTAGGGACATGTGCCTCGGTCGGATTTATTTCGACACATTGGCACGTACTCGGCAGCCGACAACGATCGATGGCAGACTGTTTAAGAGCGGTAGATGATTTTTTGCAGCCGATTGCCGGTCTTT
Coding sequences within it:
- a CDS encoding glycosyltransferase family 4 protein; protein product: MRIAQIAPLHEAVPPKLYGGTERVVSYLTEALVELGHDVTLFASGDSVTTAKLDAVWPQALRLDPTIRDTVAPHMLLVEHVRQRAEEFDVLHFHIDYYPFALMSRQSVPHMTTMHGRLDLPELQPIFRAFPNEYVNSISDHQRKPLPQANWLTTVLHGLPEKLLQPRKDIKPSYLAFLGRISPEKGLDRAIRIAARAGLPLKIAAKLDNADRAYYERDIKPLLSQAHVEFIGEIGESQKAEFLSGAHALVFPIDWPEPFGLVMIEAMACGTPVIAYNRGSVPEVIDDGKSGFIVEDEIGAVAAINRLHLLPRDGVRRCFEERFTSKRMALEYVKAYEQLIDMQRQQRPSLREVGAAK